One genomic region from Ralstonia pickettii DTP0602 encodes:
- a CDS encoding lactate dehydrogenase (K00016: LDH, ldh; L-lactate dehydrogenase [EC:1.1.1.27]) — protein sequence MRQPKIAIVGAGLVGGSAALFATVAIPSAEIVIIDVARVRAEGQALDLAHAAAFWGHNRCHAGDYENARDADIIVITAGVGVKPGQTRLDLAKINAGIAAEIVDSIAPLAPDAIYVIAGNPCDVLAAVVFDRLRCARERVISTGTSLDTGRLRSLLSERLGVVAPGIHAYVLGEHGESAVIAWSGATVSGMPLETFLTRTGKELGPASRDLILRSVHEAAKLIKEGKGATHYGIASAIGRICQAIVHNTDSILTVGIVHAEVEGVPEVCLSLPMVVNGGGAQLLAYPELDPIEREALRRSARIVKEATDSVLQAQ from the coding sequence ATGCGGCAACCCAAGATCGCCATCGTCGGCGCAGGACTGGTTGGCGGGTCGGCGGCCCTGTTTGCAACGGTGGCCATCCCGAGCGCAGAGATCGTCATCATCGATGTGGCGCGAGTGCGGGCCGAAGGTCAGGCGCTGGACCTAGCCCACGCTGCAGCATTCTGGGGACATAACCGCTGTCATGCCGGGGATTACGAGAACGCGCGCGACGCCGACATCATCGTGATCACCGCCGGCGTCGGTGTGAAGCCAGGGCAGACTCGTCTGGACCTGGCCAAAATCAATGCAGGCATCGCGGCGGAAATTGTGGATAGCATTGCTCCCCTGGCCCCGGATGCGATCTACGTCATCGCGGGCAACCCGTGCGATGTGTTGGCCGCCGTCGTTTTTGACCGCTTACGCTGCGCGCGGGAGCGCGTCATCAGCACCGGCACCTCGCTCGACACTGGGCGACTGCGATCGCTGCTCTCCGAGCGGCTGGGCGTCGTGGCGCCGGGGATTCACGCCTACGTCCTTGGCGAACACGGCGAATCCGCGGTGATCGCGTGGTCCGGCGCGACGGTCTCAGGCATGCCCCTCGAAACGTTCCTGACAAGAACCGGCAAGGAGCTGGGGCCTGCCAGCCGCGATCTGATCCTGCGCTCCGTGCACGAGGCTGCCAAGCTCATCAAGGAAGGCAAGGGCGCCACCCACTATGGGATCGCCAGTGCGATTGGGCGAATTTGCCAGGCCATCGTGCACAACACCGACTCCATTCTCACGGTCGGCATTGTGCATGCCGAAGTCGAAGGCGTACCAGAAGTGTGTTTGTCGCTGCCGATGGTGGTCAATGGCGGCGGAGCGCAGCTACTGGCTTATCCGGAACTAGACCCCATCGAGCGCGAGGCCCTGCGGCGCAGTGCGCGCATCGTCAAGGAGGCAACCGACAGCGTGCTCCAGGCCCAATAG
- a CDS encoding membrane protein — MKLRSMAAAALLACSGGAFAQTNVTLYGVADINVEYVNHLGAVPTAANQFNRGPANDVYRMNSGGVSGSRWGLRGSEDLGGGLQALFVLESGFNLDTGTSQQSGRLFGRQAFVGVQKAGIGQISLGRQYTSMFEALANFSPTAYATQYEPVVLQSGPNFREDNTVKYTGKFGPVTALAHWSFGTGLALPATVGVATPIGGNGEVPGQFRRDTAYGAAVAYQGGPFGVTVGYDQWNPTIGTSNGTNKKAVVGASYSIGPAKIMGGYRWGQNKNAADVVIQRDDFYWIGANYQVTPAIGLTLEYNYDNVRSLFGNTNVANPWQVAFVANYAFSKRTDVYLTTAYAKNAGLMLESLATVFANSLSLGNSYTLANGQSNMFGAAVGIRHKF; from the coding sequence ATGAAGCTCAGGAGCATGGCCGCGGCCGCACTGCTCGCCTGTTCGGGAGGCGCCTTCGCGCAGACGAACGTCACGCTCTACGGCGTGGCGGACATCAACGTGGAGTACGTCAACCACCTCGGCGCGGTTCCGACCGCCGCCAACCAGTTCAACCGCGGGCCGGCCAACGACGTCTACCGCATGAACTCCGGCGGGGTCTCCGGCTCGCGCTGGGGTCTTCGCGGCAGCGAGGACCTCGGTGGCGGTCTGCAGGCGCTGTTCGTACTGGAAAGCGGCTTCAACCTCGACACCGGCACCTCGCAGCAAAGCGGCCGCCTGTTCGGGCGCCAGGCGTTCGTGGGCGTGCAGAAGGCCGGCATCGGGCAGATCAGCCTCGGCCGCCAGTACACGTCGATGTTCGAGGCGCTGGCCAATTTCTCGCCCACGGCCTATGCCACGCAATACGAACCGGTGGTGCTGCAGTCCGGCCCGAACTTCCGTGAGGACAACACGGTCAAGTACACCGGCAAGTTCGGCCCGGTCACGGCGCTGGCGCATTGGTCGTTCGGCACTGGCCTGGCCTTGCCGGCAACCGTAGGCGTGGCAACGCCGATCGGTGGCAACGGCGAAGTCCCGGGCCAGTTCCGCCGCGACACGGCCTATGGCGCCGCGGTGGCATACCAGGGCGGGCCGTTTGGCGTGACCGTTGGCTACGACCAGTGGAACCCGACCATCGGCACCAGCAACGGCACCAACAAGAAGGCCGTGGTGGGTGCGAGCTACAGCATCGGGCCGGCCAAGATCATGGGCGGCTACCGCTGGGGCCAGAACAAGAACGCGGCGGATGTCGTGATCCAGCGCGATGACTTCTACTGGATCGGCGCCAACTACCAGGTCACGCCGGCCATCGGCCTGACGCTGGAATACAACTACGACAACGTCAGAAGCCTGTTCGGCAATACCAACGTCGCCAATCCCTGGCAGGTCGCTTTCGTGGCCAACTATGCGTTCTCCAAGCGCACCGACGTCTACCTGACCACCGCCTATGCGAAGAACGCCGGGCTGATGCTCGAGTCGCTGGCAACGGTCTTCGCCAACAGCCTGTCGCTGGGCAACAGCTACACGCTGGCCAACGGCCAGAGCAATATGTTCGGCGCGGCCGTCGGCATTCGCCACAAGTTCTGA
- a CDS encoding hypothetical protein (K07002: K07002), which produces MNLPADTTFLMVPGLRDHVAEHWQTLLQAELPNARSVAPLEHDKLSRDARVAALDAALADIDGPVVLVAHSAGVMITVHWAAQHHRKIRGALLATPADLETPMPAGYPETATLAEHGWLPVPRAQLPFPSILAASRNDPLASYERAAQMASDWGSRLIDLGEVGHLNPAAGYGPWPRAIELLEKLLRAN; this is translated from the coding sequence ATGAACCTTCCCGCTGATACCACCTTCCTGATGGTTCCAGGCCTGCGCGACCATGTGGCGGAGCACTGGCAGACCCTGCTCCAGGCCGAGCTGCCGAACGCCCGCTCCGTCGCGCCGCTTGAACACGACAAACTCAGCCGCGACGCTCGCGTGGCCGCGCTGGATGCAGCCCTTGCCGACATCGACGGCCCGGTGGTGCTGGTGGCGCACAGCGCCGGCGTCATGATCACCGTGCACTGGGCGGCGCAGCACCACCGCAAGATCCGTGGCGCGCTGCTCGCCACCCCAGCCGATCTCGAAACGCCGATGCCGGCCGGCTATCCGGAAACCGCCACGCTGGCAGAACACGGCTGGCTGCCAGTGCCCCGGGCGCAATTGCCCTTCCCCAGCATCCTCGCCGCCAGCCGCAACGATCCGCTCGCCAGCTATGAGCGCGCTGCGCAGATGGCCAGCGACTGGGGCAGCCGGCTGATCGACCTCGGCGAGGTCGGCCACCTGAACCCGGCCGCGGGATATGGCCCGTGGCCGCGCGCGATCGAGTTGCTGGAAAAGCTGTTGCGCGCCAACTGA
- a CDS encoding multidrug DMT transporter permease, which yields MLGQISTHSPIAAGAAGAKSSRSYAWLVFALSFGLLLSDYMSRQVLNAVFPLLKVEWALSDTELGALGGIVALMVGLLTFPLSILADRWGRVRSLILMAALWSLATLGCALANNFGQMFVARLCVGIGEAAYGSVGIAVVLSVFPRHLRASLSSAFIAGGAFGSVLGMGLGGALSALFGWRWAFAGMAIFGLVLVVIYRLFITEPRLQAQRRALGEEADGAPRHETVSLRPLLSALFSARSILCAYVGSALQLLVMGALLTWMPSYLSRYYGMATDRAGVTAAAFVLAAGAGMILCGALTDWAARHAPRRKWLMAVVYSVTCCALLLTAFRLPAGTAQLVLIGAGMLFVGGTAGPASAVVANLTHPAIHATAFATLTLANNLLGLAPGPFVTGLIADRIGLLGALQLIPLAGVLAAVCFLVGRRTYTADLLRMESQREAHAKNA from the coding sequence ATGCTCGGGCAAATCTCCACGCATTCCCCCATCGCAGCCGGCGCGGCCGGTGCGAAGTCGTCACGTTCTTACGCATGGCTCGTCTTTGCGTTGAGCTTTGGCTTGCTGCTGTCGGACTACATGTCCCGGCAGGTGCTCAATGCCGTGTTTCCCCTGCTGAAGGTGGAATGGGCGCTGAGCGATACCGAACTGGGTGCGCTGGGCGGGATCGTGGCGCTGATGGTGGGCTTGCTGACGTTTCCGCTGTCGATCCTGGCCGACCGATGGGGCCGGGTCAGGAGCCTGATCCTGATGGCAGCGCTGTGGAGCCTGGCCACGCTGGGCTGCGCGCTGGCCAACAATTTCGGGCAGATGTTCGTGGCACGGCTTTGCGTGGGGATTGGCGAGGCGGCCTATGGCAGCGTCGGCATTGCCGTGGTGCTGTCGGTGTTTCCGCGCCACCTCCGTGCCAGCCTGAGCTCGGCGTTTATCGCTGGCGGCGCGTTTGGCTCCGTGCTGGGCATGGGGCTGGGCGGTGCCCTGTCGGCACTGTTTGGCTGGCGCTGGGCCTTTGCCGGCATGGCGATCTTCGGGCTGGTGCTGGTGGTGATCTATCGCCTCTTCATTACCGAGCCGCGCCTGCAGGCGCAGCGCCGTGCGCTGGGCGAGGAAGCGGACGGTGCCCCCCGGCACGAGACCGTGTCGCTGCGCCCGCTGCTGTCCGCCCTTTTCTCGGCGCGTTCGATCCTCTGTGCTTATGTGGGCAGTGCGCTGCAGTTGCTGGTCATGGGCGCCCTGCTTACCTGGATGCCGAGCTACCTGTCGCGCTACTACGGCATGGCGACGGATCGTGCGGGCGTGACCGCCGCGGCGTTCGTGCTGGCGGCTGGCGCAGGGATGATCCTGTGCGGCGCGCTGACCGACTGGGCCGCCCGCCACGCGCCCAGGCGCAAGTGGCTGATGGCAGTGGTCTACAGCGTGACCTGTTGCGCGCTGCTGCTCACCGCGTTCCGCTTGCCCGCGGGCACAGCGCAGCTGGTGCTGATCGGCGCCGGCATGCTGTTTGTCGGCGGCACGGCCGGCCCGGCCAGTGCCGTGGTGGCTAACCTGACCCACCCGGCCATCCATGCCACCGCGTTTGCCACGCTCACGCTGGCAAACAACCTGCTGGGCCTGGCGCCCGGCCCCTTTGTCACCGGCCTGATTGCCGATCGCATCGGCCTGCTGGGCGCGCTTCAGCTGATCCCGCTGGCCGGCGTGCTGGCCGCGGTGTGCTTCCTGGTCGGGCGGCGCACCTACACGGCCGACCTGCTTCGCATGGAAAGCCAGCGTGAGGCCCACGCGAAAAACGCCTGA
- a CDS encoding poly(3-hydroxyalkanoate) synthetase → MDAGKQLVHAQEVGIKTGLVLQKRLKNAQEALGRRMQAAAGDVEIGETGPGALSDVDSYNGFAYALDAAQRAILFWDTLRQRGNRFVEHAAEGLKPVLHFEYEFVLDGRQFERPVNYALLRITPPAGVTVDNARRPYVIIDPRAGHGPGIGGFKDDSQVGVALRAGHPVYFVIFFRDPEPGQTLLDVCEAEQRFVRKVRALHPDSPKPAIVGNCQGGWAAMMLAASSPDDTGPIVINGAPMSYWSGAWSEGEGDNPMRYAGGLLGGTWLASFTADLGNGKFDGAHLVQNFENLNPANSLWDKYYNLYNKADTEPPRFLEFEHWWGGYYLMNREEIEWITRNLFVGNKLWSGDVKDAGGKGFDLREIKSPIVLFASMGDNITPPQQAFNWVVDQYASTEEIKARGQVIVGMMHESIGHLGIFVSGKVAKKEHAQIVSVLKTIELLPPGLYGMVITERREKDEHGQKQYDVAFHEYRLEDIAARLNRFQRVDERPFEAVAALSDFNQRAYELFAQPFVQAMSNDMSARMLRAFHPLRVQNWALSDMNPWMAWLGPAADAVRANRQALAADNPLRQQEQAGAEMVSAMLDSYRAVRDAMTEASFFNIYANMFSQFLGDKAETRPGVPVITEPRELPEVKQALAAISEGGYVEALARVAFLLTHSGEPLPLSRLELRKELVTDYAEYLPALAPDAWRRIRGVQEIIVQYAPDQALKTLPALLNDPAERERLLTLLDKLSTDEHVLGSQPTPDQAAMLARIRAALAGKPERIRRAAG, encoded by the coding sequence ATGGACGCAGGCAAGCAACTCGTGCATGCCCAAGAGGTTGGCATCAAGACCGGGCTGGTGCTCCAGAAGCGCCTGAAAAATGCGCAGGAAGCCTTAGGCCGGCGCATGCAGGCGGCTGCCGGGGACGTCGAAATCGGCGAGACTGGCCCCGGGGCGCTGTCCGATGTCGATTCATACAATGGCTTCGCTTACGCGTTGGACGCCGCGCAGCGCGCCATCCTCTTCTGGGACACGCTGCGCCAGCGCGGAAATCGTTTTGTCGAGCACGCCGCCGAGGGCCTGAAGCCGGTCCTGCACTTCGAATACGAGTTCGTTCTCGACGGCCGCCAGTTCGAGAGGCCGGTGAATTACGCGCTGCTGCGCATCACGCCGCCCGCAGGCGTGACGGTGGACAACGCCCGCCGCCCCTATGTCATCATCGACCCGCGCGCCGGACATGGTCCCGGCATTGGCGGCTTCAAGGACGATTCGCAGGTGGGCGTGGCGTTGCGCGCCGGCCATCCGGTCTACTTCGTCATCTTCTTCCGCGACCCAGAGCCTGGGCAGACCCTGCTGGACGTCTGCGAAGCCGAACAGCGCTTCGTGCGCAAGGTACGGGCACTGCATCCGGATAGCCCCAAGCCGGCCATCGTCGGCAACTGCCAGGGCGGCTGGGCAGCCATGATGCTGGCGGCATCGAGCCCGGACGACACCGGCCCGATTGTCATCAACGGCGCGCCGATGTCCTACTGGAGCGGCGCCTGGAGCGAAGGCGAGGGCGATAACCCGATGCGCTACGCGGGCGGCCTACTAGGCGGAACCTGGCTGGCTTCGTTCACCGCCGACCTCGGCAACGGCAAGTTCGACGGCGCTCACCTGGTCCAGAACTTCGAGAACCTGAACCCGGCCAACAGCCTCTGGGACAAGTATTACAACCTCTACAACAAGGCCGACACCGAGCCACCGCGCTTCCTTGAATTCGAGCACTGGTGGGGCGGCTACTACCTGATGAACCGCGAAGAGATCGAGTGGATCACCCGAAATCTCTTTGTCGGCAACAAGCTGTGGTCCGGCGACGTCAAGGACGCGGGTGGCAAGGGGTTCGACCTGCGCGAGATCAAGTCGCCGATCGTCCTGTTCGCCTCGATGGGCGACAACATCACCCCGCCGCAGCAAGCGTTCAACTGGGTGGTGGACCAGTACGCGAGCACCGAGGAGATCAAGGCGCGCGGCCAGGTCATCGTCGGCATGATGCATGAAAGCATCGGGCATCTCGGCATCTTCGTTTCAGGCAAGGTCGCCAAGAAGGAGCATGCGCAGATCGTGTCGGTGCTGAAGACCATTGAGCTGTTGCCGCCCGGCCTGTATGGCATGGTCATCACCGAGCGCAGGGAAAAGGACGAGCACGGCCAGAAGCAATATGACGTCGCCTTCCACGAATATCGGCTGGAAGATATTGCGGCACGGCTCAATCGCTTTCAGCGTGTCGACGAACGGCCGTTCGAGGCCGTGGCCGCATTGTCCGACTTCAACCAGCGGGCTTATGAACTGTTCGCACAGCCATTCGTGCAGGCAATGTCCAACGATATGTCGGCGCGCATGCTGCGCGCCTTCCACCCCCTGCGGGTACAGAACTGGGCCCTGTCTGACATGAATCCATGGATGGCCTGGCTGGGCCCCGCCGCCGACGCGGTCAGGGCCAACCGGCAGGCGCTCGCGGCGGATAATCCGCTGCGTCAGCAAGAGCAGGCAGGTGCCGAAATGGTAAGTGCCATGCTGGACAGTTATCGCGCGGTGCGCGACGCCATGACGGAAGCGTCCTTCTTCAACATCTACGCCAATATGTTCTCGCAGTTTCTCGGCGACAAGGCCGAAACACGGCCTGGCGTGCCCGTGATTACCGAGCCCAGGGAGTTGCCGGAGGTCAAGCAGGCCCTCGCGGCCATCAGCGAAGGCGGCTATGTCGAGGCGCTCGCCCGCGTGGCCTTCCTGCTGACGCACAGCGGCGAACCGTTGCCGCTTTCACGGCTCGAGTTGCGCAAGGAACTGGTCACCGACTATGCCGAATACCTGCCCGCGCTGGCGCCGGATGCCTGGCGCAGGATCCGGGGCGTGCAGGAGATCATCGTGCAGTACGCACCGGACCAGGCGCTCAAGACGCTGCCGGCATTGCTCAAT